In the Rhinatrema bivittatum chromosome 6, aRhiBiv1.1, whole genome shotgun sequence genome, one interval contains:
- the LOC115094568 gene encoding uncharacterized protein LOC115094568: MKRKASVKGFALGLEPEPINPNSEETEGNHKRITTSYCTIQENECASSSLSNGRQHFLLEKLSTSQKLVASTSQFRNEHEHIASTVKRRREQRTDCDIKKSQIAHFQPSMFGQHNRQPSRCRESSTICSACQYLSPIPSSGFGPIFMLPICQTVYPDPEVIKAHQSTLLPFCSPWFSMPMMTAPSTISMSVSSRQRRAPHYHLHHCFHRSGSKKSLKP; encoded by the coding sequence ATGAAAAGAAAGGCTAGTGTCAAAGGGTTCGCACTAGGGCTAGAGCCTGAGCCCATTAATCCAAACAGTGAGGAAACGGAAGGCAATCACAAACGCATCACTACAAGTTACTGCACCATCCAAGAAAATGAATGCGCCTCGTCATCTTTAAGTAACGGCAGACAACATTTTCTACTCGAAAAGCTTTCAACCTCTCAGAAGTTGGTTGCCAGTACAAGTCAGTTCAGAAATGAACATGAGCATATAGCTTCAACTGTAAAACGACGTCGAGAACAAAGAACGGACTGTGATATCAAGAAGAGTCAGATTGCTCATTTCCAGCCATCCATGTTTGGCCAACATAACCGCCAACCCAGTCGTTGCAGAGAATCGAGCACCATCTGTTCTGCTTGCCAGTACTTATCACCCATTCCCTCATCGGGCTTTGGACCAATATTTATGCTGCCTATTTGCCAAACGGTGTATCCCGATCCAGAAGTTATAAAGGCCCACCAGTCTACTTTATTGCCTTTCTGCAGCCCCTGGTTTTCCATGCCCATGATGACGGCACCTTCCACCATTTCAATGTCTGTCTCCTCTCGCCAGAGGAGGGCACCCCATTATCATCTTCACCACTGCTTTCACCGCTCTGGAAGCAAAAAGTCTTTGAAACCATAA
- the C6HXorf40A gene encoding protein CXorf40A homolog, which yields MRVGCLSFRQPYAGLILNGVKTLETRWRPLLADYKDCTVAVHIAYKDWDDKTWRDVLLDRLGMTPGQVQELVAKGDAFGRGVIAGLIDVGETWQCTEELTAEELGELECKAVLTGLQHKYLTVVSNPRWLLEPLPARGAKDVWQVTIPNDLIPLGY from the exons ATGAGGGTGGGCTGCCTGTCCTTTCGGCAGCCTTACGCCGGGCTGATTTTGAATGGAGTGAAGACCCTAGAGACTCGCTGGCGGCCACTGCTGGCAGACTACAAGGACTGCACTGTCGCCGTTCACATAGCTTACAAAGACTGGGATGATAAAACATGGAGGGATGTCCTCCTGGACAGGCTTGGCATGACGCCTGGCCAAGTTCAAGAGTTAGTCGCTAAGGGGGATGCATTCGGTAGAGGAGTGATTGCCG GGTTAATTGACGTTGGAGAGACGTGGCAGTGCACTGAAGAGCTGACCGCTGAAGAGCTGGGGGAACTTGAATGTAAAGCAGTGCTGACAGGCCTGCAGCATAAATACTTGACAGTTGTTtccaatccaagatggctgctggagCCGCTTCCTGCCAGAGGCGCCAAAGATGTGTGGCAGGTGACCATCCCGAATGATCTGATCCCCTTGGGATACTAG
- the LOC115094731 gene encoding heat shock transcription factor, Y-linked-like: MDTNGSSEKEDKFKVKLDTSVTLTSARRKDFAAEKSVKLLPSLPLTFGPRGSGDSPATEFLEEASYEAMPEGQNLPRKPQHGGPGRSAADVGENNLLCLSFPKKMWRIVESEGFKSIRWSENGECVVIEEDLFKIEILERRGPLRIFETDSMKSFIRQLNLYGFSKIRQNQKSVSLTSPQTGKIKPNSRTKFYHNPNFRRAYPHLVQRMKRRVGIKSNVLDCDSLQFDSMAHGPKRRKTATAKDSVPLVDSGSPANGLQSPSAKEATQKPTQKKSTNDVTSRLNMSYSVPPVLAKEKNVADHALQNCTHSHSLDRSVDLSATSSAYQFLPATSAAAFEHIMGLQHLHCAYPHSASMNAQLTTLLSFFNPWFSMSLLAAASSVHLTGTAHQQLSSTSQVCPTCNCCSSEQTSSYEFMNSEESEFP, translated from the exons ATGGATACTAACGGCAGCTCTGAAAAAGAAGACAAATTTAAGGTGAAGCTGGACACCTCCGTGACGCTGACCTCGGCTCGGCGGAAAGATTTCGCCGCCGAGAAATCGGTGAAACTGCTTCCGTCCCTTCCCCTGACGTTTGGCCCACGAGGGTCGGGAGACTCTCCCGCCACGGAGTTTCTGGAAGAAGCCTCCTACGAGGCCATGCCCGAAGGTCAAAACCTCCCGAGGAAGCCCCAGCACGGCGGACCAGGCAGGAGTGCAGCGGACGTCGGGGAGAacaacctcctctgcctctcgTTCCCCAAAAAGATGTGGAGGATCGTGGAGAGCGAGGGCTTCAAGTCCATCAGATGGAGTGAGAACGGCGAGTGCGTGGTCATCGAGGAAGACCTGTTCAAGATAGAGATCCTGGAAAGAAGAGGCCCCCTGCGGATTTTTGAAACGGACAGCATGAAAAGCTTCATCCGACAGCTCAACCTCTACGGATTCAGCAAGATACGCCAAAACCAGAAATCAGTCTCTCTCACCAGTCCCCAAACAGGAAAAATCAAACCCAATTCAAGAACAAAG TTCTACCACAATCCAAATTTCAGACGGGCTTATCCCCACCTGGTCCAGAGAATGAAGAGAAGGGTCGGCATCAAAAGCAACGTCCTCGACTGCGACTCGCTCCAGTTCGATTCCATGGCGCACGGCCCCAAGAGAAGGAAAACGGCGACCGCAAAGGACTCCGTGCCCCTCGTGGACTCTGGCAGCCCAGCCAATGGCTTGCAGTCACCTTCTGCAAAGGAAGCCACTCAGAAGCCTACCCAAAAGAAATCGACGAATGACGTGACCAGCCGACTGAACATGTCCTACTCGGTGCCTCCCGTACTGGCAAAAGAGAAAAACGTAGCCGACCACGCGCTCCAAAACTGCACCCACAGCCACTCACTGGATCGGAGCGTGGATCTCAGCGCCACCTCCTCCGCTTACCAGTTTCTGCCGGCAACCTCGGCGGCAGCCTTTGAGCACATAATGGGGCTCCAGCACTTACACTGCGCCTACCCTCACTCTGCATCCATGAATGCTCAGCTGACCACGCTGCTCTCCTTTTTCAACCCCTGGTTTTCAATGTCTTTACTGGCCGCAGCTTCCTCCGTCCACTTGACAGGAACTGCCCACCAGCAGCTCTCCTCAACGAGTCAGGTTTGTCCCACCTGCAACTGCTGCAGCAGTGAGCAGACTTCCAGTTATGAGTTTATGAACTCAGAAGAATCTGAATtcccatga